One window from the genome of Moraxella nasibovis encodes:
- the wrbA gene encoding NAD(P)H:quinone oxidoreductase, with product MTSPYILVLYDTNLERTKELAYAIAEGVVNVGMAVKIRRVPKVSSATEQVSPAIPDEGDLYCTMDELSDCAGLAVGSPTHFGNMSASMKYFWDNTVTQWLSGALQGKPACVFTSSGTMHGGNEATLLNMMTVLFHHGMVMVGLPYAHGELSRTVRGGTPYGASSVTGAAHELAMTADERHLAIHQGERLANIAKKLANQT from the coding sequence ATGACCAGTCCTTATATTCTTGTGCTGTATGACACCAATCTCGAGCGCACCAAAGAGCTTGCCTACGCCATCGCCGAAGGGGTGGTGAATGTGGGCATGGCGGTAAAAATTCGCCGAGTGCCAAAGGTGTCTAGCGCCACTGAGCAAGTGTCGCCTGCCATTCCTGATGAGGGCGATTTGTATTGCACGATGGATGAGCTGTCTGATTGTGCTGGCTTGGCGGTGGGCAGTCCGACTCATTTTGGGAATATGTCAGCGAGCATGAAATATTTTTGGGACAATACCGTCACCCAGTGGCTCTCTGGTGCTTTGCAAGGCAAGCCTGCGTGCGTCTTTACCAGTAGTGGCACGATGCACGGTGGCAATGAAGCGACTTTGCTAAACATGATGACCGTGCTGTTTCACCATGGCATGGTGATGGTGGGCTTGCCGTATGCGCATGGCGAGCTGAGCCGTACGGTGCGTGGCGGTACGCCTTATGGAGCAAGCAGCGTGACAGGTGCGGCGCATGAGCTTGCCATGACCGCTGATGAGCGCCACCTTGCCATTCATCAAGGCGAGCGACTGGCAAATATCGCCAAAAAATTAGCCAACCAAACCTAA
- a CDS encoding dihydroorotase, whose product MKNLLSSTWQQPNLDGIDTAGKWLIPPIVDLCARLREPGHQSHGTLASEGRAARENGILHIVLPPDTNPVLENGSLFKGLREKAQQDGDIHLHILGALTQGLEGKQLANLAGLKQGGVIGVTNTARGFESDLVMLRCLEYAATFDLKVFFYPDEPSLSGGVAHDGYIASFHGLAGIPWLAETIALSKQLLMVEETGIASHFSQITCRTSVELIRWAKQKGLPITCDVAMHQLHLTDDALEGYNANAFVMPPLRSNTDQKALIEGLQDGTIDAICSHHEPLSGSAKQAPFGECTAGISNFDTFVSLGVQLVKDGVLTAEQLIEKICLNPAKIAGIKDYERIGGAVLIDPDLSWQVSKDTMLSAGKNTPFLGQVLTGRVIKTFFA is encoded by the coding sequence ATGAAAAATCTACTTTCCTCCACTTGGCAACAGCCAAACTTAGATGGTATCGACACAGCTGGCAAATGGCTGATTCCGCCCATCGTAGATCTGTGCGCTCGCCTGCGTGAGCCAGGTCATCAGTCGCATGGCACCTTAGCCAGTGAGGGCAGGGCAGCACGAGAAAATGGCATTTTGCACATTGTATTGCCACCTGATACCAATCCTGTACTTGAAAACGGCTCATTGTTTAAAGGATTGCGTGAAAAGGCGCAGCAAGATGGCGACATTCATTTGCATATTTTGGGTGCATTGACACAGGGGCTAGAAGGCAAGCAGCTTGCCAATCTGGCAGGATTAAAACAAGGCGGTGTCATCGGCGTGACCAATACAGCTCGTGGCTTTGAGTCTGATCTGGTGATGCTGCGCTGTCTAGAATATGCCGCCACTTTTGATCTTAAAGTGTTTTTTTATCCTGATGAACCCAGTCTGTCTGGCGGCGTGGCGCATGATGGTTACATCGCCTCATTTCATGGGCTGGCGGGTATTCCTTGGCTGGCGGAGACCATCGCTTTGTCCAAGCAGCTACTCATGGTGGAAGAGACGGGCATCGCTTCTCATTTTAGCCAGATTACTTGCCGCACTTCGGTGGAGCTGATCCGCTGGGCAAAACAAAAGGGCTTGCCGATCACTTGCGATGTCGCCATGCACCAGCTACACCTGACGGATGATGCGCTAGAAGGCTATAATGCCAATGCCTTTGTCATGCCGCCACTTCGTTCCAACACCGATCAAAAAGCTTTGATCGAAGGTCTACAAGATGGCACCATCGATGCCATTTGCTCGCACCATGAGCCACTTTCAGGCAGCGCAAAGCAGGCGCCTTTTGGTGAATGCACGGCAGGCATCAGTAATTTTGATACCTTTGTGTCGTTGGGTGTGCAGCTTGTCAAAGATGGTGTTTTGACGGCTGAACAACTGATTGAAAAAATCTGCCTAAATCCTGCCAAAATCGCAGGCATCAAAGACTATGAGCGCATCGGTGGTGCGGTCTTGATTGACCCAGATTTGTCATGGCAGGTCAGCAAAGACACCATGCTGTCTGCGGGTAAAAACACGCCATTTTTGGGGCAGGTTTTGACTGGTAGAGTGATTAAGACCTTCTTTGCTTGA
- a CDS encoding tetratricopeptide repeat protein, with translation MFKKLSLLTAGLLLSVSVFANEFLQGLIQKAENGDVQAQMELIGYCHNKQNYTNAFYWVEKLANQGNAKSQYMLGIIYDFGCGIIPQDNTKALEWYNKSANQGNAKAQNNLGAMYYNGYGVRQNYNIAKEWYGKSCENSGRIGCYNYKVLNEQGY, from the coding sequence ATGTTTAAAAAACTGTCTTTATTAACCGCAGGGTTATTATTATCGGTGTCGGTATTTGCCAATGAGTTCTTGCAAGGTTTAATTCAAAAGGCGGAGAATGGTGATGTGCAAGCTCAAATGGAATTGATAGGTTATTGTCACAATAAACAAAATTATACCAATGCGTTTTATTGGGTAGAAAAACTTGCCAATCAAGGCAATGCCAAATCTCAGTATATGCTTGGAATTATATATGACTTCGGCTGTGGCATTATCCCTCAAGATAACACCAAAGCCCTAGAGTGGTATAATAAATCCGCCAATCAAGGCAATGCAAAAGCCCAAAATAATCTTGGTGCGATGTATTATAATGGTTATGGAGTTCGACAAAATTATAATATTGCTAAAGAATGGTATGGTAAATCCTGTGAAAATAGCGGTAGAATTGGTTGCTATAATTATAAAGTATTAAATGAACAAGGCTATTAA
- a CDS encoding YihY family inner membrane protein, with amino-acid sequence MTNFLNKLPFAHHGWFMYLRLLVRHFTEDDCQQKAASLTYTTLLSLVPILTVILVVFSSVPALSDMREQMQAMIYNNLLPSSGAQIGQYFDSFAEKSSNLGIVGVIGLFITTIMTLMTIETAFNKIWRVKERSGGTASIIRYWALITLGPIVLGVAFGASSAIQSVDFLNRQIGGYGIDWSIWAYLVSFCITVAGFIGMYWFIPKVQVPIKNAAIAGVVAAVLFEILRTVFGTVMSNFTSYEAIYGAFAALPIFLLWIYLSWNIILLGVEISYTLTIFDNKEVPVRHPLLSLLDMLNLTYKRYKEGKTVSEHELREVLGRRELPKWSLYIEQLVEGELITRTKNDEYILKTDLNSISLWQFYKTLPYPLPIKDELDALKAADYDPWFVELYKNLTKVERTAKDELDMRLAELFESAPLRQKEEIVRIVGEDADAQSDVDGFTYGTRREIDENGDVFIVPDGKAMLTESRLTKTLRLLKKAYHLFGQGKKAVNDVKQSFK; translated from the coding sequence ATGACGAATTTTTTGAACAAATTACCCTTCGCCCATCATGGCTGGTTCATGTATCTGCGCCTTTTAGTGCGTCATTTTACAGAAGATGACTGCCAACAAAAAGCCGCTAGCCTAACTTACACCACTTTGCTGTCACTTGTGCCGATATTGACAGTGATTTTGGTGGTGTTTTCAAGCGTGCCTGCTTTGTCGGACATGCGTGAACAAATGCAAGCGATGATTTATAACAACCTTCTGCCTTCCTCAGGGGCGCAGATTGGTCAATATTTTGACAGCTTTGCTGAAAAGTCGAGCAATCTGGGTATCGTCGGTGTGATCGGTTTGTTCATCACCACCATCATGACCTTAATGACCATCGAAACAGCATTCAACAAAATCTGGCGTGTCAAAGAGCGTTCAGGTGGCACAGCAAGCATCATTCGCTACTGGGCGCTCATCACGCTTGGTCCCATCGTGCTTGGTGTGGCGTTTGGTGCGTCTAGCGCCATTCAAAGTGTCGATTTTTTGAATCGTCAAATCGGTGGCTACGGCATTGACTGGTCGATTTGGGCGTACTTGGTGTCGTTTTGTATCACTGTCGCAGGCTTTATCGGCATGTATTGGTTCATCCCAAAAGTGCAAGTTCCCATCAAAAATGCCGCCATCGCAGGCGTGGTTGCGGCAGTGTTGTTTGAGATTTTGCGCACCGTATTTGGCACCGTGATGAGCAATTTCACCAGTTATGAGGCGATTTATGGTGCTTTTGCTGCCTTGCCGATTTTCCTACTTTGGATTTATTTGTCATGGAACATCATCCTTCTAGGCGTTGAGATCAGCTACACCCTGACAATCTTTGACAACAAAGAAGTGCCTGTACGCCATCCGCTACTTAGCCTGCTAGACATGCTAAACCTCACCTACAAACGCTACAAAGAAGGCAAAACGGTCAGTGAGCATGAGCTGCGTGAGGTCTTGGGTCGCCGTGAGCTGCCAAAATGGAGCCTATACATCGAACAGTTGGTGGAAGGCGAGCTCATCACACGCACCAAAAATGATGAATACATCCTAAAAACCGACCTTAACAGCATCAGCCTTTGGCAGTTTTATAAAACCCTGCCTTATCCACTGCCCATCAAGGATGAGCTTGATGCGTTGAAAGCGGCAGATTATGACCCTTGGTTTGTCGAGCTTTACAAAAACCTAACCAAAGTCGAGCGCACTGCCAAAGATGAGCTTGACATGCGACTGGCTGAGCTGTTTGAAAGTGCGCCACTTCGTCAAAAAGAAGAAATCGTACGCATCGTGGGTGAGGACGCTGATGCCCAAAGCGATGTCGATGGCTTTACCTACGGCACTCGCCGAGAAATCGATGAAAATGGCGATGTATTCATCGTTCCTGATGGCAAGGCGATGCTTACCGAAAGCCGTCTCACTAAGACACTACGACTGCTCAAAAAGGCTTACCATCTGTTTGGTCAGGGTAAAAAAGCCGTCAATGATGTCAAGCAAAGCTTTAAATAA